The window AAGCTTTTAACTGTGGATATAAAGGAAACCATTCTAGAATCATTATTATCTTCTGCAATAATTACTTCAAAATTTGTATATGATTGTTTTTCCAAACTTTTTAATATTAAACTTAATGCTTCAATATCTTTATAAACTGCGATGATAATACTTACTTTCACTTATATTTTCTCCAGTATTTTGTATATTTCTGCAAATTGTACTAAATCGTTAAATTTTTCTTCTGCTTTTTTTTGACCTTGTTTTGCTAAAATATTTTTTTCATTTTTGTTGTTATATAAATAATTTATTTTGGCTGTTAAATCCTCAATATCCATACTTTTGAAAAGTAAACCATCTACTTTATCGTCTATTATTTCAGTAGGTCCACCTTTATTACTTGCTAAAACTGCAATACCTGCTTGCATAGCTTCTATTAAAACTAAACCAAAAGTTTCTTTATTTGTGGCAAGAACAACTAAATCGCAAATTTGCATAATGTTTTGAACTTCATTGGTAAAACCAGTAAAAACAATTTTATCTTGAAGTTCAAATTTTTTAATATATTCTTTTAATTCGTTTAAATATTCTTCGCTCATTGCATGTCCAACAATTAATACTTTAATATTAAGCTTATTTGCTCTTAGCTTTTCTATGGCTTCAATTAAAAGGTATTGTCCCTTTTCTTTTTCAATTCTGCCAAAAATACCTATCGTAAAATTGTTTTCGATAATATATTTTTTGGACAATTCACTGTGTTTTTCTAAGTCGATTTTATTTATCTTTTCAGCACCAATATACGAACGTATTGTCTTTGGTCTAAATTCATTGGTAATGTACTTAGAAATTTGATCTTTTACTTCATCTGTTACAGCAATGATTGTATCAATATTTTTGTAGAGAAACTTATGATAAAAATCATTTTTAAAGCGTGTCATTGCCATGTGCCGTGTTTGAACTAACTTGGGTTTTCTTTTTGATAATAATCTTGATAGTACGGCTAAAGGGA of the Campylobacteraceae bacterium genome contains:
- a CDS encoding glycosyltransferase family 4 protein; translation: MQFCLSPNLGGLELYFYRLSKYLNSKTKVTMIVNKKSDIIDRLTSSNIEYYDFERKSTLGVLFKAKKIAKIIDNNKIDIIHIHWTKDIPLAVLSRLLSKRKPKLVQTRHMAMTRFKNDFYHKFLYKNIDTIIAVTDEVKDQISKYITNEFRPKTIRSYIGAEKINKIDLEKHSELSKKYIIENNFTIGIFGRIEKEKGQYLLIEAIEKLRANKLNIKVLIVGHAMSEEYLNELKEYIKKFELQDKIVFTGFTNEVQNIMQICDLVVLATNKETFGLVLIEAMQAGIAVLASNKGGPTEIIDDKVDGLLFKSMDIEDLTAKINYLYNNKNEKNILAKQGQKKAEEKFNDLVQFAEIYKILEKI